CGTCAGGAGTGGCTGCGGAGGCCAGAGAAGCTGCCAACAGCAGCAGCAGGATGGTGAGGCAGCGGATCTGCGTGTGCATCGGGTTGTCCTTTCTGTGTACTGCGTTAAGCATGGGCCTGTCCCAGCAGGATACCGGCGGCCAGGGCGCAGATCACCACCAGGCAGAAGCAGGCAAAGCGCCAATCCTTTTGCCGCACAAAGATCAGTCCTGCGGTAATCACCCGCATGATCGGCGTGGCCAGCAGTGCCAGCAGACCGGCGGTAATCAGGCGGGTGGCAACGGCCTCCCTGCCCAGCAGCATGGTGGCGATACCGGCGGCAATCAGCGCCGCGGCAACCAGCGAACCGATCCGCAGCAGACGGGCCAGGGTGATCTCAATCGGCTCGTGGGGTGAGGGAGCCTGCAGCTCTGGGTCATGGGTCGTCATTTCAGCCCCCGGTAGATCATTTCAAAGGCGGTGTAGATGATGATCGGAATAAACAGCTTGCGGATGGTGGAGGTCTTGAGCCTGACCATCAGCTTGGCCCCCAGCACCGCCCCCAGCAGCACCCCCAACACCACCGGCCCGGTGATCATCGGCTTGACATCGCCACGGGCAAAGTAGACCACGGCCCCGGAGGCGGCAGTGACGCCGATCATGAAGTTTGAGGTGGCGGTGGAGGCCTTGAACGGTATCCGCATGATCTGGTCCATGGCCGGAACCTTGAAGATACCGGCCCCGATCCCCAGCAGGCCTGCTGCGATGCCGGAAAAATACATGATGATCAGCCCCGGCAGGGTGCCGGTCACCTGATAGTCGATCCTTTTGCCCAGCTGGCGGTCGACATAGGAACCTTGCAGCTGCAGCTTTTGGGAGAGCCGGTCCGGCAGCACCCCTTCCGGCAGCTCGTTCTTGCGGCTCTTGAACATGTTGTAGCCGGAATAGGCCAGCAGCAGCCCGAACAGGATATACAGGAAGCGTTGTTCAAGGTAACCGGCAATCAGTGCGCCGCTTAAGGCACCGGTGGCGGTCCCCATTTCCAGCCAGATCGCAACCCGGGTGTTGGTCAGGCGGTCCTGCAGAAAGGCCACTGCCGCGCCGGTGGAGGTGGCAATGATCGAGACCGTTGAGGCGGCAACCGCTGTCCGCATCGGCACCCCGAACAGCAGCGTCAGGACCGGCACAATGATGATGCCGCCCCCCAGCCCCAGCATGGAACCGAATACCCCGGCGGTAATCGCGATCAGAAAAATTTCAAGCGTCTGTACAAGCATGCAGCTCCTCTGCCTCTGCCATACGGATGATCGTTCTGTCCTTTCAGATACTCCTGAAACAGTTCCTGATCGATGATTTTGGCACGCGCACGATACGACGCCAGAGAAAATGGCCCGGCCAAAGCTGATCATCTGCTGGTTCTGATAGAGGAACACCCCGGTGTGGCTGGCCTCAAAGGCCTGCTGATGGATCTCTGGCGCATAATGGGCCATGCCCACTTCCTGCAGGGTGCCTGCCAGCCGTTTTGTCCATCACCTGACCCGCATGCCGCGCGTTGCATCCCAGTGTAGCGGTTTCGCGGCCCGGGGGAGCGGACTTTCCGGCAGCTGTCCGACCGACACGCCGTACAGCCAGTCCGGCGGGCAGATGGCAATATAACGCGCATAGCCCCCCAGGCCGCCCTGGAACTTGGGAAATCCGATGGTCACGAGCGCCCCTGCCTCGGGCACCTGGTCGAGATGGGCAACCCCTTCCGCCTGGGTATAGCCGTTTCTGAGCAGCCAGGCCTCTCCTTCAAGGGTGGGTGTACTGTCCGTGTCCAGCGGCTCATGGCCGTGGAACAGGATATGCCGTTGCTCATGCAGGAACTTCAGGGCTGCCAGCGAGACCCCCGGGAAGACCTGCCGGGTGGCGAGAGCGGGATTGGGCCACTCCTTTGACCAGTCGGAGCGGACAAACACCACGGAGCCCTCGGGAATCCGGCCATGCCTGGCCTCCCAGTTCTGAATGTCCGCCATTGTGAGGCTGTAGCCTGGATTTTGTGCCACCTGCTCCACGATGGAGATCACCACCAGCGGCCGCACGGCAAAGGTGGGGGGCAGCTCGTCGATGGCTGGATAATCAGGGTTCCAATGGGCCGGGGGATCAAGCTGGGTGCCGAACTGATCGGTAGCGAGTTCGTAGCGGGTGGCCTCGAACCCGTCCTTTGACCAGGTGTAGGGGGCGCCGGTGGCGGGATTCAGTGCAGGGCTGAAGCTGGAGGGGCCGAACCCTGCCCAGACCGGGATGGATGGGGTGATGGTGTGGGTCAGGTCAACGTATTTGGCCGCCTTCAAGCTGTTCTCATAGGTCTGCCAGAGGCTGGGTGCGGCAGTAATGCGCGACTGAGGCATGCATGCCGTACACAGAAACGCAACGCACAGCACAATCAGAGCGCGTTTCATGAGGCTCCTCCTGACGTTTGGTCTGTCGGGTGGTGCTGGGGGGGCAATCGATGTCATCCCCCCTGCTGCACCATCTGCCAGAACAGTTCATACAACGGTTGCAACTGGCGGAACCCTTTAGCCAACTCATCAGAAAGCCCCTTCGAAAACAACAGCCCGTCAACCTCCCGGTTACAAACCAAGTAGATGTTCTTGCGGCAATGCCAGGCCTGCAGATCAGGTGGAAGTGCAGCATTCAGGGGGCGCTTGTAGCAGTCCCCCGCCAGCTCAAAGGCATCCTGTTGGGCAAGCCAGGCCACGGTTGCGCGGAAGCGGGCCGGTTTTGTCTCGATCAGGCGCCGCAGGTTGTCCATGGTCTGCCGTGAGGCGCTGTAGAAGCCCATGCCGTAGCGGTAGCTGTCGGCGGTGATCTCAAAGAAGAAGCAGGGGGCGGTCTTCCAGTCGGGGCTGTAACGCTTGAAGGTGATCCAGAGGCAGGTCTTGTAGGGCGATTTGTTATGGGAAAAACGGGTGTCGCGGTAGATGCGGGAGATGGTTTTATCCACCGCCGGGAGGGTGATCAGTGCAGGATCAAGGGCCAGCATGGTGTCGGCCAGCTCAGAGACCAGCAACTTGAGGGGTTCCAGCAGCAGTTCCTGATATTCGTCGCGATGGTTCTCAAACCAGGCCTTGGTGTTGTTGACAGCCAGCTGCTCAAAAAATGCCGGGGCCAGCGGTGAAAATCCGTTAAAGCGGTCAGCCATCTGCACCTCCAGGCAGGATCTGCCTGTCCTGCCGGAACTACCGGACATATCCGGCCGGGTTAAAGGGTGGTACCGGCCCGGTGCCCCGTTCAATACTGCTGTTGTGGCGTTGCATCGCCTTCAGATGCTGGGTGACTTCGTGGGGCAGCAGGATCCGTTCCTTGACAAAGTATTCACCCAGCCGGGGCTGGCTGTGGTGCTGGTGCCTGACCAGAAAGGCGGCCTGCTTGGGGGTCAGCAGTCCGAGGGTGACCGCCTTTTCACCGAACACGCCGGGGATATCGGTGGCTGCACGGACAATCTGGATATCCTTGTCGGTCAACCAGCCCCAGGCCTTGGCGATCTCGCCGTAGGGCGGCCGTTGATCCCGCTGCCAGCGCATGCCCCGCACCAGATCCTGCCAGGAGATCTCGGTGGCAAAATACAAAAACTGGCCGAATTTCAGTTTGTAGGTGGGAAAAACGCCTTTGTAATAGCGTTCGTGTTCTTTCTTGGGGATCTTCTCCACAACCGGGCGTACCGGTCTGACAACCGTTGGGCGGACATAGGTCGAGAAGGGGGTTGAAGGTCTGGCCGGTGCCGGTCCGGCAGCCTTTTTCTGGGCAGAGGCAAGGTGTTCGATCAGGATATCCCGCGCCGAAACCAGGGAACTGACCGCCTCGCCGCAGTGCTGCGCCACACTCTGGGCCGAATCCGGGTGAAAGGTGCGCACCCGGCGTCTGAATGCCGATTTTACCTCGGCAGCGGTAACCCGCTGCAGATCAGCGGCTTCGCCAAACAGTATCTTGACTGCGTCTGATGGATGCATGGGCGCTTGTACTCCTCATCAGCAGGATTTCAGACAGCTTACCCGGTGCTACAAAGCTACTGCCTTTTGACCATCCATTTGTACTCCGGTATCAGGCACCTGACAATAGCTGACATTACCTTTTGGTTCAACCGGAACTACCATGAACAAGTCCGAACGACGCTTGCAACTGGTTGACTCTGCGGCAGCAAGGGGCCGGAGGCTTAGCGGTTGTTGCGCTGCTCGTAAAAAGCCTTTTCAAAGGTTGTGACCGTGGTCAGATCTTCGAGACGGCTGATCGTGACAATCACGGGGCGGCCGGTATCATCATCCTTTCCTTCCAGACGCAGGTAGGCGCCCTTTTCCTCCAGTGCCCTGAAGCCGTGCTGCTTCAGTCTGGCCAGCGTTGCTGTCGCTGTATTTCCCTTGAAGACCAGTGCAGTGCCTGCCAGGGCACGCTCATGCTCATAGAACAGCCCGACGCTCAGCAGCGGGGCTGCGTCGTGTATCTGGTACAGCTCAACGGCCAGCCCTTCCAGCTCGGCCACCTTGTCAGGCGCCCCCAGGATGGCGACCACCTTTGTCTTAGGCATCAGCACGCTGACCCGGTCCAACGCGGCAAGTTCAATGGCAAAGGAGGCGGTTGTGCCGATAAGCAGCACCATGCCGGAAAAGAGTAGGGTTAGACAGGCTTTCATGGGAATCTCCCTCTGTGGTTGTCAGATCTGCGTATTGCTACGGAGCTATTGGAAAAGGGTGTCAAGGACACCGATCAGGCCAGCCGGATTAA
Above is a window of Trichlorobacter lovleyi SZ DNA encoding:
- a CDS encoding DUF1634 domain-containing protein, giving the protein MTTHDPELQAPSPHEPIEITLARLLRIGSLVAAALIAAGIATMLLGREAVATRLITAGLLALLATPIMRVITAGLIFVRQKDWRFACFCLVVICALAAGILLGQAHA
- a CDS encoding cyclase family protein, with translation MKRALIVLCVAFLCTACMPQSRITAAPSLWQTYENSLKAAKYVDLTHTITPSIPVWAGFGPSSFSPALNPATGAPYTWSKDGFEATRYELATDQFGTQLDPPAHWNPDYPAIDELPPTFAVRPLVVISIVEQVAQNPGYSLTMADIQNWEARHGRIPEGSVVFVRSDWSKEWPNPALATRQVFPGVSLAALKFLHEQRHILFHGHEPLDTDSTPTLEGEAWLLRNGYTQAEGVAHLDQVPEAGALVTIGFPKFQGGLGGYARYIAICPPDWLYGVSVGQLPESPLPRAAKPLHWDATRGMRVR
- a CDS encoding sulfite exporter TauE/SafE family protein codes for the protein MLVQTLEIFLIAITAGVFGSMLGLGGGIIIVPVLTLLFGVPMRTAVAASTVSIIATSTGAAVAFLQDRLTNTRVAIWLEMGTATGALSGALIAGYLEQRFLYILFGLLLAYSGYNMFKSRKNELPEGVLPDRLSQKLQLQGSYVDRQLGKRIDYQVTGTLPGLIIMYFSGIAAGLLGIGAGIFKVPAMDQIMRIPFKASTATSNFMIGVTAASGAVVYFARGDVKPMITGPVVLGVLLGAVLGAKLMVRLKTSTIRKLFIPIIIYTAFEMIYRGLK
- a CDS encoding DUF2461 domain-containing protein yields the protein MADRFNGFSPLAPAFFEQLAVNNTKAWFENHRDEYQELLLEPLKLLVSELADTMLALDPALITLPAVDKTISRIYRDTRFSHNKSPYKTCLWITFKRYSPDWKTAPCFFFEITADSYRYGMGFYSASRQTMDNLRRLIETKPARFRATVAWLAQQDAFELAGDCYKRPLNAALPPDLQAWHCRKNIYLVCNREVDGLLFSKGLSDELAKGFRQLQPLYELFWQMVQQGG